In a genomic window of Rhopalosiphum maidis isolate BTI-1 chromosome 4, ASM367621v3, whole genome shotgun sequence:
- the LOC113557296 gene encoding uncharacterized protein LOC113557296: MNDKLENEESIVLKFVQDFFVSYDINRHILHTFFPEDGTFIVLGNRMSGHSAIQQAMLTMATTTHQLFSIDIVSLNMPLPEQVSMYQVLCAGNVEFGGDAQIHGFTATLLVYFLRPNVLNVVSFNERCQWPKLS; the protein is encoded by the coding sequence atgaatGACAAATTAGAAAATGAAGAATCTATTGTATTGAAATTTGTTCAAGATTTTTTCGTAAGCTACGACATAAATCGTCATATCCTCCATACATTTTTTCCAGAAGATGGTACATTCATTGTGCTTGGCAACCGTATGTCTGGCCATTCAGCCATTCAACAAGCTATGTTAACAATGGCTACAACAACTCATCAACTATTCAGTATTGATATTGTAAGTCTTAACATGCCGCTGCCAGAACAAGTATCTATGTATCAAGTACTATGCGCTGGTAATGTTGAGTTTGGAGGTGATGCACAAATACATGGATTTACTGCTACtcttttagtatattttttgaggCCCAATGTTTTGAATGTCGTATCATTTAATGAACGATGCCAGTGGCCTAAATTgtcctaa